A window from Vicia villosa cultivar HV-30 ecotype Madison, WI unplaced genomic scaffold, Vvil1.0 ctg.000487F_1_1, whole genome shotgun sequence encodes these proteins:
- the LOC131628856 gene encoding scarecrow-like protein 30 — protein sequence MFSADTLVENFPGSVNQCMFGNIPVSVFSNQNPENGFNFQDSVSVSSDSVPSSVITSNGESSESTKYSNPILRYISDILMDEEDDLEKKPCMLQDCLKLQAAEKSFYDVLGDNLGAGNGNGTSTSSESYSNGSYTTDNSVVDCDSPENNAYEVFDKIPHDPFREVEAVFSFPNAAWKTNEEGNNNNNNMVLGSRGSREKRSHLMNDVGILDGEDLRSNKVSAVYYDDSDLSEMFDEVLLCNDGKSPSIFCANPEQSHSHGSNRKTSRSKKGSNKGKNLSTTVDLWTLLTQCAQAVGSYDQRNANDILKQIRQNSSPRGDGLQRLAHYFADGLEARLSAGTPMYKRLDSASSADMLRAYKVYITASPFQRMSNFLANRTILGLAENKSSIHIIDFGIFYGFQWPCLIQRLSERVGGPPKLRITGIDLPQPGFRPAERVEETGRRLEKYCKRFKVPFEYNCLAQKWDTVRLEDLKIDREEITVVNCLYRMKNLSDETVTANCPRDAVLRLIRRINPSIFIHGVVNGTYNAPFFLTRFREAMFHFSSLFDMLEATVPREDPYRLMFEKGLYGRDAVNVIACEGAERVERPETYKNWQVRNKRARFKQLPLAPKLVDRVKEMVKKEYPKDFVVDEDGKWVLQGWKGRILQAVSCWVPA from the coding sequence ATGTTTTCTGCTGATACCCTTGTTGAGAATTTTCCTGGTTCTGTTAATCAGTGCATGTTCGGAAATATTCCTGTGTCTGTTTTTTCAAACCAGAATCCAGAAAACGGTTTCAACTTTCAAGATTCTGTTTCAGTTTCTAGTGATTCTGTTCCTTCTTCTGTTATAACTTCAAATGGTGAATCTTCTGAGAGTACTAAGTATTCAAATCCAATTCTTAGATACATAAGTGATATACTcatggatgaagaagatgatttgGAGAAGAAACCATGTATGTTGCAGGATTGTTTGAAACTCCAAGCTGCTGAAAAATCGTTTTATGATGTTTTAGGTGATAATTTGGGTGCAGGAAATGGAAATGGAACTAGTACTAGTTCTGAGAGCTATAGTAATGGCAGTTACACCACTGATAATTCTGTAGTTGATTGTGATTCACCAGAAAATAATGCATATGAGGTGTTTGATAAAATACCTCATGATCCGTTTAGAGAGGTAGAAGCTGTTTTCAGTTTTCCAAATGCTGCTTGGAAGACGAATGAAGagggtaataataataataataatatggttTTGGGTTCTAGAGGGTCAAGGGAAAAGAGAAGCcatttgatgaatgatgttggtATCTTAGATGGAGAAGATCTGAGAAGTAACAAGGTTTCAGCTGTTTATTATGATGATTCAGACCTATCAGAGATGTTTGATGAGGTACTTCTTTGTAATGATGGTAAAAGTCCATCCATTTTTTGTGCTAATCCTGAACAATCACATTCACATGGATCTAATAGAAAAACATCTCGTTCCAAGAAAGGTTCAAACAAGGGTAAAAATCTGAGTACTACGGTGGATTTATGGACTTTGTTAACTCAATGTGCACAAGCTGTTGGTAGCTATGATCAAAGGAATGCTAATGACATACTCAAGCAGATTAGGCAGAACTCTTCACCTCGTGGTGATGGACTTCAGCGTTTAGCTCATTACTTTGCTGATGGACTTGAGGCGCGGTTATCTGCTGGTACGCCAATGTATAAACGCCTTGACTCGGCGTCTTCTGCAGATATGTTAAGAGCTTATAAAGTTTACATCACAGCATCTCCATTTCAAAGGATGTCGAATTTCTTGGCCAACAGAACTATTCTGGGTCTGGCAGAAAACAAAAGCAGCATCCACATTATTGACTTTGGGATTTTCTATGGCTTTCAGTGGCCTTGTCTCATTCAGCGTCTTTCGGAAAGAGTCGGTGGGCCTCCAAAGCTTCGTATTACTGGAATTGATCTTCCTCAGCCAGGATTTAGGCCTGCAGAGAGGGTTGAGGAGACGGGTCGGCGACTTGAGAAGTACTGCAAGAGGTTCAAAGTTCCATTCGAGTACAACTGCCTTGCACAGAAATGGGACACTGTAAGACTTGAAGATCTCAAGATTGATAGAGAAGAAATAACAGTGGTTAACTGTTTATACAGAATGAAGAACCTCTCTGATGAAACGGTGACTGCAAATTGTCCGAGAGATGCTGTGTTGAGGTTGATCAGGAGGATTAATCCAAGCATCTTCATACATGGTGTAGTGAATGGAACTTATAACGCACCATTTTTTCTGACTAGGTTCAGGGAAGCAATGTTTCATTTCTCATCATTGTTTGATATGCTTGAAGCTACTGTGCCGCGGGAAGATCCATATAGGTTGATGTTCGAGAAAGGGTTATATGGAAGGGATGCAGTAAATGTGATAGCTTGTGAGGGAGCAGAGAGGGTTGAAAGGCCAGAGACTTACAAGAATTGGCAGGTTAGGAATAAGAGAGCAAGGTTCAAGCAACTTCCATTGGCTCCTAAACTGGTAGACAGAGTGAAAGAAATGGTGAAGAAGGAATATCCAAAAGATTTTGTAGTTGATGAGGATGGGAAGTGGGTTCTGCAGGGTTGGAAAGGACGTATTCTGCAAGCTGTTTCTTGTTGGGTTCCTGCTTAA